The Camelus bactrianus isolate YW-2024 breed Bactrian camel chromosome 12, ASM4877302v1, whole genome shotgun sequence genome includes a window with the following:
- the KRT4 gene encoding keratin, type II cytoskeletal 4, giving the protein MIARQQGVRGGSRGFSCGSAIVGGGRKAAFSSISMSGGAGRCSSGGFGSRSLYNLGGNKSISISVAGSRQGVGFGAAGGLGAYGFGAGFGTGGFGTGSFGGGFGGSFGGRGGAGFPVCPAGGIQEVTINQSLLTPLHVEIDPEIQKVRTEEREQIKTLNNKFAAFIDKVRFLEQQNKVLETKWKLLQQQTTTTSSKNLEPFFETYISALRKQLDSLANDKGRLQSELKIMQDSVEDFKTKYEDEINKRTAAENDFVVLKKDVDAAYMSKVELDAKVDALNDEINFLRVLYAAELSQMQTHVSDTSVVLCMDNNRNLDLDSIIAEVRAQYEEIAQRSKAEAEALYQTKVQQLQISVDQYGDNLKNTKSEIAELNRMIQRLRAEIENIKKQCQTLQASVADAEQRGEVALKDAYSKRTELETALQKAKEELARMLREYQELMSVKLALDIEIATYRKLLEGEECRMSGECQSAVSISVVGGAAGAGGIGGGLGSGSGFGLGSGFGSGSGSGFGFGGGVCGSSGGKIISTSTLSKRSYR; this is encoded by the exons ATGATTGCCAGACAGCAGGGTGTCCGAGGCGGGTCCCGAGGCTTTAGCTGTGGCTCGGCCATCGTAGGAGGGGGCAGGAAGGCTGCTTTCAGTTCCATCTCCATGTCTGGGGGTGCGGGCCGCTGCTCCTCCGGGGGCTTCGGCAGCAGAAGCCTCTACAACCTCGGGGGGAACAAGAGCATCTCCATCAGCGTGGCCGGGTCCCGGCAAGGTGTGGGCTTCGGGGCTGCTGGAGGTTTGGGGGCTTATGGCTTTGGTGCTGGTTTTGGCACCGGCGGTTTTGGCACCGGCAGCTTTGGTGGTGGATTCGGGGGCTCCTTCGGTGGACGTGGTGGTGCTGGCTTCCCGGTCTGCCCTGCTGGCGGGATTCAGGAGGTCACCATCAACCAGAGCCTGCTGACCCCACTCCACGTGGAGATCGATCCTGAGATCCAGAAGGTCCGGACTGAGGAGCGGGAGCAGATCAAGACTCTCAACAACAAGTTTGCTGCCTTCATCGACAAG GTGCGGTTCTTAGAGCAGCAGAATAAGGTGCTGGAGACCAAGTGGAAACTCCTTCAGCAGCAGACGACCACCACGTCCAGCAAAAACCTCGAGCCCTTCTTTGAGACCTACATCAGTGCCCTGAGGAAGCAGTTAGATAGCTTGGCCAATGACAAAGGACGCCTGCAGTCTGAGCTGAAGATCATGCAGGACAGCGTGGAGGACTTCAAGACCAA GTATGAAGATGAGATCAACAAACGCACAGCTGCTGAAAATGACTTTGTGGTCCTCAAGAAG GATGTGGACGCCGCCTACATGAGCAAAGTGGAGTTGGACGCCAAGGTGGACGCCCTTAATGACGAGATCAACTTCCTGAGGGTCCTCTATGCTGCG GAGCTGTCCCAGATGCAGACCCATGTCAGCGACACGTCTGTGGTCCTGTGTATGGACAACAACCGGAACTTGGACCTGGACAGCATCATTGCCGAGGTCCGTGCACAGTATGAGGAGATCGCCCAGAGGAGCAAGGCTGAAGCTGAGGCGCTGTACCAGACCAAG GTCCAGCAGCTCCAGATCTCAGTTGACCAATATGGGGACAACCTGAAGAACACCAAGAGTGAGATCGCAGAGCTCAACAGGATGATCCAGAGGCTGCGGGCTGAGATCGAGAACATCAAGAAGCAG TGCCAGACTCTGCAGGCATCCGTGGCCGATGCAGAGCAGCGTGGGGAGGTGGCCCTGAAAGATGCCTACAGCAAGCGCACAGAGCTGGAAACCGCCCTGCAGAAGGCCAAGGAGGAGCTGGCCCGGATGCTGCGTGAATACCAGGAGCTCATGAGCGTGAAGTTGGCCTTGGACATTGAGATTGCCACCTATCGCAAGCTGCTGGAGGGCGAGGAGTGCCG AATGTCTGGAGAATGCCAGAGTGCCGTGAGCATCT CTGTGGTCGGTGGTGCTGCCGGTGCAGGAGGCATCGGTGGAGGGCTAGGAAGCGGCTCTGGATTTGGCCTGGGCAGCGGCTTTGGCTCTGGCTCCGGAAGTGGCTTTGGATTTGGTGGTGGTGTCTGTGGCAGTTCCGGCGGCAAGATCATCTCTACCAGCACCCTGAGCAAGAGATCCTACCGATAG